A stretch of the Candidatus Baltobacteraceae bacterium genome encodes the following:
- a CDS encoding coenzyme F420-0:L-glutamate ligase, with amino-acid sequence MTLTRIPGVVALPVRTRVVRVGDDLAALVAAAVHGIARTGDVIAISETAVAIAQGEFVVAEHIRPSRLAYTLSRRAGAMATVSQPESLQLVIDAVGPWRVFSAALLNALGKIVGKRGIFYERLGEAIAAIDGYTGTMPPYERAIVLAPRDPDGVSETIAAATGTGVAVVDANDLQKAKVLGASRGVDRTLVERALLDNPHGNGDEQTPLVVLKWRASGANPLQC; translated from the coding sequence TTGACGTTGACGCGCATTCCAGGAGTGGTTGCTCTTCCGGTTCGAACGCGCGTCGTGCGCGTCGGTGACGACCTCGCCGCGCTCGTCGCCGCCGCCGTGCACGGCATCGCCCGCACCGGCGACGTGATCGCGATCTCCGAAACCGCGGTCGCGATCGCCCAAGGTGAATTCGTCGTGGCCGAACACATCCGGCCGTCGCGCCTTGCCTACACGCTCTCGCGCCGTGCCGGCGCGATGGCGACGGTGAGCCAACCCGAGTCGCTGCAGCTCGTCATCGACGCGGTCGGTCCGTGGCGCGTCTTCTCGGCCGCGCTGCTCAACGCGCTCGGCAAAATCGTCGGCAAACGGGGGATCTTCTACGAACGGCTCGGTGAAGCAATCGCGGCGATCGACGGCTACACCGGCACGATGCCGCCCTACGAGCGCGCGATCGTACTGGCGCCGCGCGACCCCGACGGCGTGAGCGAGACGATCGCCGCCGCGACCGGCACCGGCGTCGCCGTTGTCGATGCCAACGATTTGCAGAAGGCCAAGGTGCTGGGCGCCTCGCGCGGCGTCGATCGCACGCTGGTCGAGCGAGCGTTGCTGGATAATCCGCACGGCAACGGCGACGAGCAGACGCCGCTCGTCGTGCTGAAGTGGCGCGCGTCCGGAGCGAATCCGCTGCAATGCTGA